From Spirosoma aerolatum, one genomic window encodes:
- a CDS encoding alpha-L-fucosidase, whose translation MKIPPFYANCYAWLLAICLLPGALLAQQHSEQNHTHYITPKDSLVRQKLAQWQGIKFGLLMHWGTYSQWGIVESWSLCPEDEGWCVRRGPYAANWYDYKRAYENLQTSFNPTQFNPDRWATAAKEAGMKYVVFTTKHHDGFCMFDTKQTDYKITDPKSPFSSNPRSNVAKEVFNAFRAQNFMVGAYFSKPDWHIPYYWDPYFPPKDRNVSYSPQKYPERWQKFKDFTYNQIQELMTDYGKIDILWLDGGWVRPRTTIDSTISWQRTIPYDQDIDMARIARMGRSHQPGLLVVDRTVTGEFENYVTPEQSIPDAYMPIPWESCMTMGDSWSYIPKENFKPTRKLIHTLVDIVAKNGNLLLNIAPSPNGDWHPEAYQRLQEIGAWLRINGESIYDTKPVAPYRQKQWAYTGNGSTVYQTYLPAEQETPPATLTLSAIGKISKPTIKLLGYIKPLKFSKSADGFVVTLPDAARKWLQSQPAWVFKVSER comes from the coding sequence ATGAAGATACCCCCGTTTTACGCAAACTGTTATGCCTGGTTACTGGCTATTTGCCTGCTGCCTGGTGCGTTGCTGGCGCAACAGCACTCCGAACAGAATCATACGCACTACATAACGCCTAAGGATAGCCTGGTTCGTCAGAAACTTGCGCAGTGGCAGGGTATCAAGTTTGGGCTTCTCATGCACTGGGGAACGTATAGCCAGTGGGGTATTGTCGAATCCTGGTCGCTATGCCCCGAAGATGAGGGTTGGTGTGTACGGAGAGGTCCATACGCAGCCAACTGGTACGACTATAAACGGGCTTACGAAAACCTTCAGACCAGCTTCAATCCTACGCAGTTCAATCCCGACCGCTGGGCCACGGCGGCTAAAGAGGCTGGTATGAAATACGTGGTGTTTACGACCAAGCACCACGATGGGTTTTGTATGTTTGATACCAAACAAACGGATTACAAAATTACCGATCCGAAATCACCGTTCTCGTCGAATCCCCGCAGCAACGTTGCCAAAGAGGTTTTCAATGCCTTTCGCGCTCAGAACTTTATGGTAGGGGCTTATTTTTCGAAGCCCGACTGGCATATACCCTACTACTGGGACCCCTATTTCCCGCCCAAAGACCGAAACGTATCCTACTCACCCCAGAAATATCCGGAGCGTTGGCAGAAATTCAAGGATTTTACCTACAATCAGATTCAGGAATTGATGACCGATTACGGTAAAATCGATATTCTCTGGCTCGACGGAGGCTGGGTGCGACCACGAACAACCATCGACTCAACCATTAGCTGGCAGCGTACCATCCCTTATGATCAGGATATCGACATGGCTCGTATTGCCCGTATGGGCCGTAGCCACCAACCGGGTTTGCTGGTCGTAGACCGGACCGTAACGGGTGAATTTGAAAATTACGTAACCCCCGAACAATCCATTCCTGATGCGTATATGCCCATTCCGTGGGAGTCGTGCATGACCATGGGTGATTCGTGGTCGTATATTCCGAAAGAGAATTTTAAACCAACGCGTAAGCTAATTCATACACTGGTCGACATTGTTGCCAAGAACGGTAACCTGCTGCTGAACATTGCCCCCAGCCCCAATGGCGACTGGCACCCGGAGGCTTACCAGCGGTTGCAGGAAATTGGTGCCTGGCTGCGCATCAATGGCGAATCGATTTATGACACCAAACCCGTTGCACCGTATCGGCAAAAGCAGTGGGCGTATACGGGCAATGGATCAACGGTTTATCAGACATATCTGCCTGCCGAACAGGAAACACCACCTGCTACGCTAACGCTCAGTGCAATCGGTAAGATAAGCAAGCCAACCATTAAACTGCTGGGATATATCAAGCCGCTCAAGTTCAGTAAATCAGCCGATGGTTTTGTGGTTACGTTGCCCGATGCCGCTCGTAAGTGGTTGCAATCACAACCTGCCTGGGTTTTCAAAGTGTCGGAACGGTAA
- a CDS encoding carboxylesterase family protein, with protein sequence MQKLLASLALSFLSTSQLWAQTTPEPVRPTAYTFTRGLVALTGSRYGREAIYTDPLAYRLYSGTLTAPAEGAAFGTDDQGRAITWMAVAADSLGRLRLRGNNRGNGGAPAGPGVVAGSLRGGIGGGGGYTYLTYPSSREQMALLTIKGNSNVYVNGELHMGDAYNMGYLHIPVKLRKGINELYVRGIMITATLDFPNKPTLLSTDDPTLPSIRLGESNNALQGALVVINASTKPLTDLQLVSKLAGKSQTTTLPDIPPLSSRKVAFGFDGSGVTEKGPHSTELSLIQKGKMLDAGRITVEAVPPGASYSQTFVSRIDGSLQYYAVTPQSSVNTASSALFLSMHGAGVEASGQARAYKAKDWGNLVAATNRRPRGFNWEDWGRIDALEVLAIARNQFKPNPQHIYLTGHSMGGHGTWFLGATYPDKWAAIAPCAGYPTLKEYGSADGVIPDTSSNPLEQMLLRSGNQSDVLKLTANYKPLGVYIFHGDADRTVPVTYARQMRKLLGQSQPDMSYYEYPGGSHWFGDHSVDWKPLFDFFKWHQISADSAVNAIDFTTANPGISSAYRWASIEQQTQPLLYSRIQLTRQRSSITGTTSNVSLLKLALNEFGAKTLVTITLDGTSALTYTTASAQDTVFLHRESGQWVQTKQPDTWQKGPHRNGTFKDAFNNRMVFVYGTKGTKDENDWNIQKARYDAETWLYRGNGAVDIIADTEFSMTSYADRGVVLFGNATNNAAWQALLADCPIQVERNRIKAGSQQWQGDDLGAYFVWPIKGSKTASVAVIGGTGLKGMKAASANQYFAGASGFPDFMIFGLDMVRDGSKGVRMAGFYNNNWQLAPEHYVVNGQMRGSN encoded by the coding sequence ATGCAAAAACTACTGGCCAGCCTGGCCCTCTCGTTCTTGTCAACCAGTCAACTGTGGGCGCAAACGACCCCGGAACCCGTTCGGCCAACAGCTTATACATTTACCAGAGGGCTGGTGGCGCTGACCGGTAGCCGATATGGTCGCGAAGCCATTTATACCGATCCGTTGGCGTATCGGCTGTATTCGGGTACGCTAACAGCCCCGGCAGAAGGAGCCGCGTTCGGCACCGACGATCAAGGTCGTGCTATTACCTGGATGGCTGTAGCAGCGGATAGCCTGGGTCGGCTTCGGTTGCGTGGCAACAATCGGGGTAATGGCGGAGCACCGGCAGGACCGGGTGTGGTGGCCGGTAGTTTGCGGGGAGGTATCGGTGGAGGAGGTGGCTACACCTATCTGACCTACCCCTCATCGCGCGAACAGATGGCGTTGCTGACCATAAAAGGCAATAGTAACGTCTATGTAAATGGTGAACTGCACATGGGCGATGCTTATAATATGGGTTATCTGCACATTCCGGTAAAGTTGCGCAAAGGCATAAATGAGTTGTATGTGCGGGGGATTATGATCACGGCCACCCTGGATTTTCCAAATAAGCCAACACTACTCAGTACCGACGACCCTACCTTACCCAGCATCCGGTTAGGCGAATCGAATAATGCGTTACAGGGTGCCCTGGTGGTTATCAATGCATCAACCAAACCCCTCACCGATCTGCAACTAGTCAGTAAGCTGGCGGGTAAAAGTCAAACAACAACGCTTCCCGACATACCACCCCTATCGAGCCGGAAAGTGGCATTTGGGTTCGATGGAAGTGGCGTTACCGAAAAAGGCCCACATTCCACGGAGTTAAGTTTGATTCAGAAGGGGAAAATGCTTGACGCAGGGCGAATTACTGTCGAGGCTGTTCCGCCCGGTGCGTCGTATAGTCAAACATTTGTCAGTCGGATTGATGGGAGCCTGCAATACTATGCTGTAACGCCCCAATCGTCGGTTAACACGGCTTCATCGGCCTTGTTTTTGTCGATGCATGGAGCTGGTGTTGAAGCTAGCGGACAGGCGCGGGCGTATAAGGCCAAAGACTGGGGTAATCTGGTGGCAGCTACCAACCGCCGACCACGCGGGTTCAACTGGGAAGACTGGGGACGGATCGATGCGCTGGAGGTACTAGCCATCGCCAGAAATCAGTTTAAACCCAATCCGCAGCACATCTACCTGACGGGCCATTCGATGGGTGGGCATGGCACCTGGTTTCTGGGCGCGACTTATCCCGATAAGTGGGCGGCTATTGCTCCCTGCGCTGGCTATCCGACCCTGAAAGAGTACGGTTCGGCCGATGGGGTTATTCCCGATACCAGTAGCAATCCGCTGGAACAGATGCTGTTGCGGTCGGGTAATCAGAGTGATGTGCTGAAACTAACGGCCAATTATAAACCGCTGGGCGTATACATCTTTCATGGTGATGCCGACCGAACGGTGCCTGTGACCTATGCCCGACAGATGCGCAAACTATTAGGTCAGTCGCAACCCGACATGAGCTACTACGAATATCCCGGAGGTAGTCACTGGTTTGGTGACCACAGCGTCGACTGGAAGCCTCTGTTCGATTTTTTCAAATGGCACCAGATTTCTGCCGACTCAGCCGTAAATGCCATTGATTTTACAACCGCGAATCCGGGGATTTCGTCGGCCTATCGGTGGGCATCGATTGAGCAGCAAACCCAACCCCTGCTTTATAGCCGCATCCAGTTAACCCGCCAGCGATCGTCTATTACAGGAACAACGTCGAATGTCAGCCTGCTCAAACTGGCCCTGAATGAATTTGGCGCGAAAACACTGGTGACGATTACGCTGGATGGTACGTCCGCACTGACCTACACCACAGCTAGCGCCCAGGATACAGTATTCCTACATCGCGAAAGTGGGCAATGGGTACAGACCAAACAACCGGACACTTGGCAGAAAGGTCCTCACCGGAACGGCACGTTTAAAGACGCATTCAACAACCGAATGGTGTTTGTGTACGGTACAAAAGGGACAAAGGACGAAAACGACTGGAATATCCAGAAAGCCCGCTACGATGCCGAAACCTGGCTGTATCGGGGTAACGGAGCCGTAGACATCATTGCCGACACAGAGTTTTCAATGACCAGCTATGCGGATCGAGGTGTGGTTCTGTTTGGGAATGCGACCAACAACGCGGCCTGGCAGGCGCTATTGGCCGATTGCCCCATTCAGGTAGAACGTAACCGAATTAAGGCTGGGAGCCAGCAATGGCAGGGCGACGACCTGGGTGCCTATTTCGTTTGGCCCATCAAAGGGTCGAAAACTGCATCGGTAGCGGTTATTGGAGGGACTGGGCTAAAGGGAATGAAAGCGGCATCGGCTAATCAGTATTTTGCTGGTGCCAGCGGATTTCCCGACTTCATGATTTTCGGACTCGATATGGTCCGGGATGGCAGCAAGGGCGTTCGCATGGCTGGTTTCTATAACAACAACTGGCAACTGGCACCGGAGCACTACGTTGTCAATGGGCAGATGCGTGGAAGTAATTAA